CCGCATATTTGCGCTTGGAGCCGCCAAGCACCTTGATGCACATGACACGGCGCGCGCCGGAATTGTCAGCCACGTCGAGATTGGTCTGCATCTGAATCATGACTGCCCGCCTCGTAACTCTCTGCGCGCCTGCCGCTTACCGGTCCCGGCGCTCTATTCCATTCTTACTGGTCGCCGGCCACTTCGGCCTTGACCACAACCCAAGACTTCGACCGCGAGATCGGCCTGCTTTCCTCGATCGCGACCAGGTCGCCGACCTTGTAGGCGTTGTTCTCGTCATGCGCCTTGTAGTTCTTGGTGCGGCGCACGGTCTTCTTGAACAGCGGGTGCGTGAAGCGCCGCTCGACGCGGACAACCACCGTCTTGTCGCTCTTGTCGCTCACCACGACGCCATGAAGCAGCCGTTTCGGCATGAAGTTTCTCCGTTATGCGCTTTCAGCAGTGCGCTTCTCGCGCATGATGGTCTCGATCCTGGCGAGGTCGCGGCGAATCTGCCGGACGCGCGCCGTGTTCTCCAACTGACCCGTCGCCCGCTGGAAGCGCAGATTGAACTGCTCCTTCTTCAGCTTGCCGAGCTCATCGGTGAGCTGGTCGACGGTCATTGCTCTGACGTCACTTGCCTTCATGGCCGTAACCCTTGTTCCTGTCGCGCCGCTATTCGGCGATGCGCTGCACGAACCGCGTGCGGATCGGCAGCTTCGCGGCACCGAGACGCAGCGCCTCGCGGGCGATCGGCTCGGCGACGCCGTCGATTTCGAAAACGATCCGGCCCGGCTTGACCCGGGCGGCCCAGAATTCCGGCGTGCCCTTGCCCTTACCCATGCGCACTTCGGTCGGCTTCTTCGACACCGGCACATCCGGGAACACCCGGATCCAGACGCGTCCGGCGCGCTTCATGTGGCGGGTGATGGCCCGCCGCGCGGCCTCGATCTGGCGGGCGGTGATCCGCTCCGGCTCCAGCGCCTTCAGGCCGTAGGAACCGAAATTCAGATCGGTGCCACCCTTGGCGTTGCCATGGATGCGGCCCTTGTGCTGCTTGCGAAATTTCGTGCGCTTCGGTTGGAGCATGGTCTCGCTCTTATTCTAGTCGTTCACCAACAGGCGTTTGTCGTCACGCAGCCCGGTCCCGGCGGCCACGGCCACCGCGGTCACCGCCGCCGCCACTTTCCTGGCTCTCGCTCGACCGACGCTCGGAAGCCATCGGATCGTGCTCCAGGATCTCGCCCTTGAAGATCCACACCTTGACGCCGCAGCAGCCATAGGCAGTGCGCGCCGTCGCCGTGCCGTAATCGATGTCCGCGCGCAGCGTGTGCAGCGGCACCCGGCCCTCGCGGTACCATTCCATACGGGCGATTTCCGCACCGCCGAGACGGCCGCCGCAGTTGATGCGGATACCTTCGGCGCCGAGCCGCATCGCCGACTGGACGGCCCGCTTCATGGCCCGGCGGAACGCCACGCGGCGCTCGAGCTGCTGGGCGATGGAGGCGGCCACCAGCGTGGCGTCGATCTCCGGCTTGCGCACCTCGACGATGTTGAGGTGGACTTCCGACTTGGTCATCTCGGCCAGCTTGCGGCGCAGCTTCTCGATGTCCGCACCCTTCTTGCCGATGACGATGCCCGGCCGTGCCGAGTGGATCGTGATCCGGCACTTCTTGTGCGGACGCTCGATGACGATCTTGGAAACCGCCGCCTGCTTCAGCCTGTCCATCAGGTAGCGCCGGATCTCCATGTCCTCATGGAGCAGCGAGCCGTACTCGCCCTTGTTGGCGTACCAGCGGGAATCCCAGGTGCGGTTGATGCCCAGCCGAAGCCCGACCGGATTGACTTTCTGACCCATCAGGCGGTCTCCTCGACTTCGCGCACGACGATCGTCAGGTTCGAGAACGGCTTCTGGATCCGTCCCACCCGACCGCGCGCCCGCGGCTTCCAGCGTTTCATCACCAGGGCCTTGCCGACGAAGGCTTCCGCGACGACGAGCGAGTCGACGTCGAGCTGGTGGTTGTTTTCCGCGTTCGCAATGGCTGACTCCAGCGTCTTGCGCACGTCGTTGGCGATGCGCTTGCGCGAGAACGTCAGGTCCGCGAGCGCCGCATCGACCTTCTTGCCGCGGATCATGCTTGCGACAAGGTTCAGCTTCTGCGGGCTGACCCGCAGCATCCGGTTCACGGCCTTGGCCTCGTTGTCGGCCAGGGACCGGGGGCTCTTCGGCTTGCCCATCGTTATCTCCTCTTGGCCTTCTTGTCGGCAGCGTGGCCGTAATAGGTCCGGGTCGGCGCGAACTCGCCGAACTTGTGTCCGACCATGTCTTCGGAGACCAGCACCGGAACGTGCTTCTGGCCGTTGTAGACGCCGAAGGTCAGACCGACGAACTGCGGCAGGATGGTCGACCGACGGCTCCAGATCTTGATCACCTCTTTGCGACCCGAGGAGGCCGCCTTTTCGGCTTTCTTCAGCAGATATCCGTCGATGAACGGACCTTTCCAAATGGAACGAGCCACTTCTTCCTGCCTCTCTTACTTCTTGCGCGCGTGACGGCTGCGCACGATGAACTTGTCGGTCGCCTTGTTGGACCGCGTCCGCTTGCCCTTGGTCGGCTTGCCCCACGGCGTCACCGGGTGACGGCCGCCGGAGGTGCGGCCCTCGCCGCCGCCATGCGGGTGGTCGACCGGGTTCATGGCGACGCCGCGAACCTTCGGCCGGATGCCGAGCCAGCGCGAGCGGCCGGCCTTGCCGAGATTGGTGTTGGCGTTGTCCGGATTGGACACAGCGCCGACGGTCGCAAGGCAGGCGCCGAAGATGCGGCGCTGCTCGCCGGAATTCAGCCGGATCGTCGCATAGCCCTGGTCGCGGCCGACGATCTGCGCATAGGCGCCGGCGGCGCGCGCGATCTGTCCGCCCTTGCCCGGCTTCATCTCCACATTGTGGATGATGGTGCCGACCGGGATCGACGACAGCGGCATGGTATTGCCCGGCTTGACGTCGACGTTCTGACCCGAGATCACCTTGTCGCCGACGGCCAGCCGCTGCGGCGCCAGGATGTAGGCGAGCTCGTCGTCCTCATAGCGGATCAGCGCGATGAACGCCGAGCGGTTGGGATCGTATTCGATCCGCTCGACCGTCGCCGGCACGTCGAACTTGCGCCGCTTGAAATCGACGATGCGGTAGGTCCGCTTGTGGCCGCCGCCCTTGCGCGGCGACGTGTTGCGGCCGGCATTGTTGCGCCCGCCCGCCTTGGTCAGACCCTCGGTCAGCGTCTTGACCGGCTTGCCCTTGTAGAGCTTGGAGCGGTCGACGATGACCAGCTGGCGCTGACCCGGCGTCGTCGGTTTGAATGTTTTCAGTGCCATTGTTCTATCCGCCTCAGAGACCCGTCGTCACGTCGATGGAATGGCCTTCCACGAGGGTGACCACCGCCTTCTTGACGTCAGATTGCCGGCCCGGATGACCACGGAAGCGCTTCACCTTGCCCTTGCGCAGGATGGTGTTCACGCCCGAGACCTTGACCCCGAACAGCGCCTCCACGGCAGCCTTGATCTGGGGCTTGGTCGCGGTCTTGGCCACGTTGAAGACGACCTTGTTGGCCTCGGAGGCGTAGGTCGACTTCTCGGTGATGACCGGGCTCACGATGACGTCGTAATGCTTCAGGTCCGTCATTTGAACCGCTCCTCGAGAGCGGCCACGGCCGCCTTCGTCAGTACCAGTGTGTCGCGCCGCAGGATGTCGTAGACGTTGGCGCCGGCAACCGGCAGCACGTCGAGATGCGGAATGTTGCGAGCCGCCATCGCAAAGCCCTCATTGAGCTCCGCACCGTCGATGACCAGCGCGCTGGTCAGGCCGAGGCCGCCGAGCTTCTCGCGCAGCGCCTTGGTCTTGGCCGCGTCCAGCTTGACGTCGTCGACGACGATCAGACTCTCGCCCCGCGCCTTTTCCGACAGCGCCAGCTTCAGGCCGAGGGCACGCACCTTCTTCGGCAGGTCGTGGGCGTGGCTGCGGACCACCGGCCCGTGCGCCCGGCCACCGCCGACGAAGATCGGCGCCCTGCGGCTGCCGTGACGGGCACCGCCGCCGCCCTTCTGCTTGCCGAACTTCTTGCCGGTGCGGGCGATTTCCGCCCGGCCCTTGGTCTTGTGCGTGCCCGCCTGGCGCTTGGCGAGCTGCCAGCGCACGACGCGCTGCAGGATGTCGCCGCGCGGCTCCAGGCCGAACACCTCGTCGGAAAGCGTCAGCGAACCCGCCGATGCGCCGTCGAGCGTCTTTACTTCAATATCCATCACGCAGTCTCCCCGGCGGTCTCGACCGCCTCGGCCTCGGCCGCGGCCGGAGCGCCGGCACCTTCGGGCAACCGGAACCTGCCGGGCGTCGGCACGTCTTCCGGAAGCGACTTCTTCAGCGCGTCGCGAACCAGGATCCAGGTGCCCTTGGCTCCCGGAACGGCGCCCTTGACCATGATCAGGCCACGGTCGGCGTCGGTCTTGACGACCTTCAGGTTCTGCGTCGTCACCCGCTCGTTGCCGAGCTGGCCGGCCATCTTCTTGCCCTTGAACACCTTGCCGGGGTCCTGGCAGTGGCCGGTCGAACCATGCGCGCGGTGCGAGATCGACACGCCGTGCGAAGCCCGAAGGCCGCCGAAATTGTGCCGCTTCATGGCGCCGGCAAAGCCCTTGCCGATCGAGGTGCCGGTAACGTCGACGAACTGGCCGGCGACGAAGTGATCGGCCGTCAGCTCTGCGCCGACGTCGATCAGATTGTCCGGCGACACCCGGAACTCGGCCAGGCGGCGCTTCGGCTCGACCTTGGCGACCGCGAAATGTCCGCGCATGGCGCGCGGCGTATTCTTGGCCTTGGCGAGACCGGCGCCGAGCTGAACGGCGGTGTATCCGTCCTTGTCGTCGCTGCGATGGGCGACAACCTGACAGTTTTGAAGTTTCAGCACGGTCACGGGAAC
The window above is part of the Rhodobium gokarnense genome. Proteins encoded here:
- a CDS encoding 50S ribosomal protein L23 codes for the protein MTDLKHYDVIVSPVITEKSTYASEANKVVFNVAKTATKPQIKAAVEALFGVKVSGVNTILRKGKVKRFRGHPGRQSDVKKAVVTLVEGHSIDVTTGL
- the rplP gene encoding 50S ribosomal protein L16, giving the protein MLQPKRTKFRKQHKGRIHGNAKGGTDLNFGSYGLKALEPERITARQIEAARRAITRHMKRAGRVWIRVFPDVPVSKKPTEVRMGKGKGTPEFWAARVKPGRIVFEIDGVAEPIAREALRLGAAKLPIRTRFVQRIAE
- the rplD gene encoding 50S ribosomal protein L4, translated to MDIEVKTLDGASAGSLTLSDEVFGLEPRGDILQRVVRWQLAKRQAGTHKTKGRAEIARTGKKFGKQKGGGGARHGSRRAPIFVGGGRAHGPVVRSHAHDLPKKVRALGLKLALSEKARGESLIVVDDVKLDAAKTKALREKLGGLGLTSALVIDGAELNEGFAMAARNIPHLDVLPVAGANVYDILRRDTLVLTKAAVAALEERFK
- the rplV gene encoding 50S ribosomal protein L22, whose translation is MGKPKSPRSLADNEAKAVNRMLRVSPQKLNLVASMIRGKKVDAALADLTFSRKRIANDVRKTLESAIANAENNHQLDVDSLVVAEAFVGKALVMKRWKPRARGRVGRIQKPFSNLTIVVREVEETA
- the rpsC gene encoding 30S ribosomal protein S3, translating into MGQKVNPVGLRLGINRTWDSRWYANKGEYGSLLHEDMEIRRYLMDRLKQAAVSKIVIERPHKKCRITIHSARPGIVIGKKGADIEKLRRKLAEMTKSEVHLNIVEVRKPEIDATLVAASIAQQLERRVAFRRAMKRAVQSAMRLGAEGIRINCGGRLGGAEIARMEWYREGRVPLHTLRADIDYGTATARTAYGCCGVKVWIFKGEILEHDPMASERRSSESQESGGGGDRGGRGRRDRAA
- the rpsQ gene encoding 30S ribosomal protein S17, translating into MPKRLLHGVVVSDKSDKTVVVRVERRFTHPLFKKTVRRTKNYKAHDENNAYKVGDLVAIEESRPISRSKSWVVVKAEVAGDQ
- the rplC gene encoding 50S ribosomal protein L3 yields the protein MRSGVIAQKVGMTRIYLDSGENVPVTVLKLQNCQVVAHRSDDKDGYTAVQLGAGLAKAKNTPRAMRGHFAVAKVEPKRRLAEFRVSPDNLIDVGAELTADHFVAGQFVDVTGTSIGKGFAGAMKRHNFGGLRASHGVSISHRAHGSTGHCQDPGKVFKGKKMAGQLGNERVTTQNLKVVKTDADRGLIMVKGAVPGAKGTWILVRDALKKSLPEDVPTPGRFRLPEGAGAPAAAEAEAVETAGETA
- the rplB gene encoding 50S ribosomal protein L2, with amino-acid sequence MALKTFKPTTPGQRQLVIVDRSKLYKGKPVKTLTEGLTKAGGRNNAGRNTSPRKGGGHKRTYRIVDFKRRKFDVPATVERIEYDPNRSAFIALIRYEDDELAYILAPQRLAVGDKVISGQNVDVKPGNTMPLSSIPVGTIIHNVEMKPGKGGQIARAAGAYAQIVGRDQGYATIRLNSGEQRRIFGACLATVGAVSNPDNANTNLGKAGRSRWLGIRPKVRGVAMNPVDHPHGGGEGRTSGGRHPVTPWGKPTKGKRTRSNKATDKFIVRSRHARKK
- the rpmC gene encoding 50S ribosomal protein L29, producing MKASDVRAMTVDQLTDELGKLKKEQFNLRFQRATGQLENTARVRQIRRDLARIETIMREKRTAESA
- the rpsS gene encoding 30S ribosomal protein S19, translating into MARSIWKGPFIDGYLLKKAEKAASSGRKEVIKIWSRRSTILPQFVGLTFGVYNGQKHVPVLVSEDMVGHKFGEFAPTRTYYGHAADKKAKRR